aatttgatgtgcagtggtggcatcagcaccttccgggggtcccagccatactcatgatacttcaaggcgtccagcaaggtcttgatgctgttgtaatcctctttgaggtgcaccgagtgagccaggggaagagacgggtacttgttaccattatggagtagcacggctttgaggctcctggatgagctgtcaatgaaggacagtataacgagaacatgatgggagactatatttgggggctgaatcgtgaaagtgatttacagtataatcgtaaatctcgaaaaactactcacttctaaatcttttgtagtcatttttgtattactttagtataaatacatgttaatttggattcatatgttgtttttttctgactttatgtgaacgaaaagacacaaattcacccgttttctcattggaaataggtaaatttcaaaatatcactgtcctggtcacaaaagcaaagtttgtggggaatagtagccattttctatacttttgaggtataagcaattaggaaataacacttactacccaggaacaaaaattgtgttacatagtgttctcTTTATTTGAGAGATCTACTGCTGCACTACTCACCAGTAGAGATACTGCTGAGTAGTGCAGGAGAGTTCATACCAGTTGGGACCCATTGATGAAATGGACTAATATACCATAGACCAGTAGAGATCTACTGGAGAGTAGTGTAGACCATTTCATACCAGTTGAGACCCATTGATAAGGTCTACTTGTGAGTAGTTCATACCAGTTGAGACCAATTGATACGTCTACTGGTGAGTAGTACAGACCAGTTCATTCCAGTTGAGACCAATTGATAAGATCTACTGGTTTCAACTGGaatttttctgctcacgggccagatcaTTTTGTGCGTGAGCGTGCTTGCGAGCGCACAACATGCTAGacggatttaaaaatatatatatatatatcacatatgTTTTCTTCTTGTTCAGATTAGTTTGTATAGGTTGTTTCGCTcactaagctactaacaaccaaacgagcaagatgggctgaaatgaccacctctcgtttgtaaactttaagtAGCACGAAGTGGTTTAAAACGTCATATGTACTTTAGtgggtgtaaagaaaaacacagagtttcggttttgtcacttgcacttaaccctggttttaccattttgtttttcaaagtcagcgtAACGCTATGCAACACAGTCCgtataattactgtatgaacacagcctaagttttaaatgtttacaaaactcgacaatgttgccgaatttgtcattcaaacttgttttgttttaatcagttttgtctgcttgttacttttttcagccaacacatttaaatgacccttgtttggtACATTTTAGAAGactgttttaaacgttacaatgtaaatgttgactcagtagctaccattaaatgtttcaaccttggtgactttctttgatgcacTATTAATTTTAGTCAACTTGCAAtagaaatgttatatatatatatatatatatacacacacacacactgtatatatatatatatatatatatttacatgagACATGTACTttgtatataggtatataaatgtcagttgctatggataaacgcatcagccaaatcaattaatatgacgtaattttctagcttgctatttatacatttatgtattcatttctacatttatttaaattatttctaaatgtatttatgcctcctatgtatttgtttaaatcgtttatttctaccaaataaatccCTTTATCTTTAATttaacgaggaactacaatttatcagagatttagacaaggaagctacatacCACTCGTGTACAATTCCATGctgtggtatctaccaaacaaacaggaaactagaaattctCAAACAGGAAATCGAACATTCCTAGAATCGCGCAGAACTTTCAGCAAAAGCTGGTCAGGCTCGGATGCAAGCTTAAAAAATAAaccgcatttcaacaactgcgcagtgggCCAAGGTCGTGTGCTcgtcaagaacgtcatgttgcaagttcacaCCACGTATTTTTTTCTGCGATGTGCCgttttaaaacaaatggtttcatataaatggtgtggatatcaaagtGCTTgcattctctggtttattttgacgttgatCAACATGTGGAATCAGTGATTTAGCTTTTCCGTTTgaaaaagtcgctacacacccttaagaAGTAGACAGAAGAGGAAGAATAACAatgttaccttagtttgacgacttctATCGCATTGTGTACAAGAGGCATGTACGGTTTTATTCCCCCCACATTTGCTGTAaggaagtttcagacttttgatactggtacagatgggaattctaaatcatttagttttgccgctgctaCATggcaaaaacagctaaactctttgcgCTATACAGAGATGcttggtagtttcaaacaagtttttctaacttgtacatttgagaggaacggtagttcctcgtagaATGGATAGACAAAATACACAGCCCCTCCCTGGATTTGAACTAATAATTAACCATTACAGCAGTCCTAGTAGCAGGTTCCCAAGACACATTGGCTTTCCTCCCCTCCTTTTCTCTAGGGCAGTGGTTCTAAACCCTGGTCGTTTTggttccaaccgagctcttaagggttcaattaagtacttgagagctcggttggaacaagaCACGTGGCTTGCCTGTGAACACTGTGGTAGAAACTGGACCAAATCATTACACTATGATACCGTTCCCTTGAAATAGCAAAAGGCATGTAAAAAAAGGTCTAGGTTACCGATAGAGATCTCGTCACCCTCAACCAATGCTTGGGTCACACAAGTTTTACTGCAAACCCTCTTCACTTCATGGCTGAAAACCAAAAGGTTTAAAGCATCATTTAGTGAGGCAACAGCAGAATCCTCTCATGGGAAAGAGTTATTGAAAAAGGACATTCAAAGGTTAGCTGAATAAGACTGCAGGCATCATTTTAGCCATCCAATACCCCAGTTAATTCAGATCCATTGACCGATGCAAATGGGAAAGCTAGCCACACGAGACAATTTCACATTCAaagatttttattaaatagaaaccCAACATCTCCTAGCTTTGGCAGCAAACACTACAACAGCAAGTAGAAGGACTCCCACTGCAACTCCCAAGACTGGAATATAGGGGACCAGAGGAGGAGTCGCACCTGAAAAGTAGACAATGGCAAGCATTAGGACCCTGAGGAAGCTAAACAATACCCAATGTGTGCACTGGGGGAAGAGATGCAAGTGTTGGGTAGAAGAGGCAGAGCTAGTTAGCCTGGAGGGCTTAATTTGAAAGCACAGCTACTGGTTACATTATGTAGCGTGCCTGGGACAAGCATTTGTTTGGCTAAAACTTGCAACAGAAGAGGTCTAGAAAAAACTACAGCCCCTGCAGGTGCCCTTTTGGCGCCAGATTCCCCTTTGGTGCAATACACAAAGCTTCCCATGCAAAAGCCAAAATGGCAGCAGTTTCCTAACCTTCATCACCATGCAAAGGAACACAGTTACAGGGCAGGCAGGGGATTAGTGTCTTGGTGCTTTACTGCTTACCGGCTGCTTGAACACTGGCAACTTCCCCCTCGGGTACAATTTGGACTGGTCCAGCAGAAAGACATAGCCCAAAAGAGTTGGATCCAAAAAGGAGCAATTGGGAGTCGATAGAGCATACAAATGGGTATCATCCACTGCAAGAGAGGTCCTACACCCTGCCTACCTGATCTCTTGTCTCCAGCGATACAGGTCTGATTGCAGACACCTGCCTTCCCAGAAGCACAAACAAGAGCTAGACAGTGGAAGTACATCTGCAAAACACGAAGGTCAGACAGTGTTAGAGCCCTAGTTCAGCCTCATACACAGCCAACCAATATGTCAGCCTATAGAAAGCCATTTCTAGAGCAGGACTGCCCATTTCTGACCTTGGAGTCATTCCACACCAGTTCAAATAGGGAGCTACTTCAGGGTCTAGATGGAGGTTTAAACTATCGTTTGACATGGGAGCTTTCCTCCCCCACCCCAAACCTAGAGTAGATGGCCGTGTATTAACCAGAGGGTGAGAATGCAGATCAAAAGGCTCGGGTTGAGCTCACTGAAAAGTTACCAACCTGGTGCCACAGGGCATGGTTTGCAACAGACTGAGCCTGGACCTCAAGCCTCTTGAGGTGGTGGGGGCTCTTGGTGAGAGCGCTGGCAGACACTGGGTGGAACCGGGTCTTGTAGGAGTCGCCACTGACCAGGCAGCTGCAGAAAAGGAGGAGACGACATTGGAGGCAATCGCACACTGGGTTTCGTGGCATGGAGCTCGAGGGGTGAAGTACAGGACAAAGGTATTCATTTTAGGAAACGACTGAATCCTAGCACATTAGGAAGCCTCCAAAAGACTTCCAAGTGTGTTCTACATGCACTTCCCACCAGAGGGAAACTGCCATGGTGTGTGTTTACCATATATAGATGAACACCAATCAAGGCAAATGCAACTCATTGCAGAAGTACATGAAGCCAAAGCCCATTGCAATGCTGAAAAGGCCTTTGCCAGGTCACGTCCATCTAGGCATCCAGGTTATCATGCAATGCAAGTCTACAGCATAGCAAGAGTAGCAAGTAAAGTTTAGACCTCTACCAAGCACACATTCTAAAAGCTGGCATAAGTGACCATGAAACTCCAGCTCAATACCATCTGCCTGCTTACTCTCGCCACCCCCTTACCCGTCAGTGACCAGGTCCCATTGAGGGGTGGCGTCCAGTTCAGGGGTCTCTGTGGCCCAGCAGTCCCGCAGGACGAGGTGGTCAGCCAGGTTCTGGTGGTGGAGGAGCACAACCTCCAGGAACAAGGGCTCCAGCCCAGACTTGGACACTGGGAACTCCCGATAGAACTGGGAGAAGGTCACATCTGGCAGGAAGGAGAAAGGTTGACTGAGCGCCCATCACTGCTATGCTTTTAAAGCGCATTATGTGTACAGCCACCATTCCTGGTGGGTTATGGATGAAAGACTACAGAACCTGGCCATTAAAGGTAGGTGGGTATGAAGGGTGTACCAGGTACCAACCTCTTGCTAGACGGGCCTTCAGATTCAGAACATCTCTGGCTTTGGGGCCTGGGAAATCAAGAAATGGAGTCATAGTAGTAGGTGGATACTGGTAGTCAGGATAAAAGTTGACCAACACTGTCCCGGGACTGGGCAAGTTAAAACTAGGCACTAGAAGCCATACCTCTCTGCTCAGAGCTGTAAGGATAGAACTCCAGGGATCCAAGACTTTTTTTAGAGTAGGGGGCAGGGACAGCCTTCCTTTCAGCTAGCAATTTCATGGTGTCGTTGAGGGGGTAGCGGCAACGGATGGTCAGCCTACGGGAGACACGTTGCAGTAGTATTTGATAAGACTACCAAGGTCTTTAAAATGCAGTtgaaacacattactgtacactACTTGCAATTTGTTAAATGGTTCCTTCAGAGGCAAATCTTCACAGGAAGTATACCATTATCTATTGGGCAGCATGCCCCAAGTCTAAAAAGTCAGTATCGAGAGGTGCCAGTGTAGGCCCATTTCAGGCCTTCTAGAAGTGCAGGACTCCTCACGCTCACCTGTATTCAGAGTCCCTGGTGATGACTGGAGCATTGGCTGGGAACAGAGCTCTGGTATACACTACCTCATTCTCATAGATCAGGTAGTTCTCCACAATCTGAAACATTGCCAGATCAAGCCATTAGTACAAAGCACCCCCACCCACTACTAGAAATTAGAATAGCAGCCCCATTTGAAAGAAATCTGTATGCCaatagcacatttaaaaaaaagacacacaaacaggAGTTGTCACTTGTCAAacatgcaattttaaaaacagttcaagGGGAAGCAATCTTGTAGTCTTTACTAGGGCAGACATGCAAGGCTAGTCCACAGCACTTTTAGGGATACGTATTGCATCTAGTACAGTCCACCAATACAAGACCTGTATGAAGGGCTATTGCACGAGTCTACAGCACCATGCGGGAAACCCACCTTGCTCCTGGTCCCACACGTGTTGACAGTGAAGGTGAAGAGAGCCCTGGTTGAGTCAAACTCTTTGGGTTTGCAGGTCTTATCCAGCAGGGTGGTCTTGCTGGGTACCACTACTGGTATGGGCTCCATGGTGACAGCCACCACCGTCATCACACCATTAGGCATGCACACTGAAGAGAATGGGGTGAAGTTGAAGCATTCCATGAGAACTTGCTGCATGAACCAGTTCAAGATTGCCACACCAAATCGTGTACCAAGTAGCCTCGAGAcgatacctacagctatggcgAAAAGTGCTGCGGGACCCTGtagaattaattttgcttcaggtCAAACAAAGCCTGCCGAATACTAAAGGATCACACTGTGGTGCACGTACTGGTAGAAGCCTTCACCAATATGCATAGAGACCTGACCGCAGACCAAGAGGCCAGGTAGACCATTTAGAAGTTGGGCAAGTGGCACTACGGATTGTTGCAAGCAATATGTGATCAGTGGAATACTCTCTATAGCAATGGAGAAGGAGGAGTCAGGTATACGGCTAAAGCATATGTTAGAGATTGCTTAGTCAACACGTGTAGAAAATGGCAAGGCATGGAAGCAGGGAGGTGCAGAGCACCAAGACAGAAAGTCAAGCCCACTTTGGGGAACTACTTACCCAACAGCTGCTTGGTAGGAAATTGACAGCGCTGTACAGCGGACAGCACTGCCACGAGTGTCCCAATATCGATTAGGGTCAGTTCTACTCGAACAAAGAGGCCTCGGAGAGAGATATCCTGGAAAAGAGGGAGACAAGCGAcacggggggaaaaaaacatccCAGTTTGATGGCACACCAACAGAGGGGCAGGCTTTCCAACCTAGTCATGCAGGGAGAACTACAGATTTAACAAGGCTCAGGTTTGCTCACACACCTaaacaaaggaaaagaaaaagtctCAAACCCAGAACGAGAAtgtaatcctacaaaacaccCAGTTCAGCCTCTAGGGAGACTCTGCCAAGTACATTCCTAATGGCCCCCAGAAATGTGTACCTCATAGATGCAGCCGATACTGAAGAGCGGCACCTCTAGAATAAACTTGGTCTGGTTGGTGAGGATGTAGCCCCGTTGAGCCGCCAGCTCAGAGGTAAGCTGGTGTTTCTCAATGTACATGGCCCAGAGGTGGTCCATGTTCCCACGCGTCACTTCAAAGACTAGGCTCTTTTCAGTACAAGAGCCCTTGATCACAGGAAGTACTGGGGAGGAAAGAAGAGTCAAGAGCCTGAAGTGTATGCCAATAAAAAACTACCAACCACACCTTCAGTAATGGTCAGGCGTCGACAGTTCAAGCTTCAGCAGAGTGCTGGCAGTCTTCTTTGGGCAGCAGTGCTTTAATGAACATCATTTCTCTCAAACAGCAAGTGCCAATAGGGGTGCATGTCTGTTAGTGTGGGAGGTGTATGCAAATCCCAAGAAAGATGACAGCATGCTAGCAGCAAACATTTTTCAGGAGGCTTTCAAGAGCTTGCAAACTAGCTCAATTGAAAAAAGGGGAGACATCTTCATGATGGAATTCCCTGGGTGGGCACACAACCAGTGCACCAATCCTTTGGTTGAGAGACTTGGTCTAGTCCAGGGATGTCAACTCCAGCCCGAGggtcgcagggtcttctggttttcatgcCAAAACTCTCAATTAACAATTGAGATAATTTGTTGAATTATCAAACATTAAGGTCTTTTACAGTGGATGGTTTTAGAAATGCACTGGagtcaaggtacactacctatgaagcatggaggcctgaagagaagtgttgaaTGTGTCCGGTTAATCATCATTAGACCCATTAAGtaatttgctcttattgtattacttgtactgtaacacaagaaatgtatttgcttacgattgtaagtcgccctggataagggcatctgctaagaaataaataattgagagctcagggggaacgaaagccagaaaacACTGTAGCCCGCCAGGAACAGAGTTTGACACCCGTGGTCTAAATCAATCAGTGCTCAGGGACACTTCCCAGCCCCAATACTTACCGACATCCTTAATCTGACACACAATGGTTGCAGGGTGGAAATAAGGCGCATTCTCAGGGATGATGTTCAAGGTGTAGTTGATATTCAAGGTGAACTCCCTCACACCATTGCCAATATACTGCCAGAGAACAACAAATGGTGTAAAGAAGCAGTAACAGTCAGCAACTGTACTGGAGAATAGACCGGTACAGCTTGGGTCTTAAGCTTTGAGTTCCATCAACATATAGGCATGCTTTCATCCCTACCTTTTGTGGGATGAGTGGGTGGGTGAAGGGGACCTTCAGGACAAAAGACTTGGTGCCATTGGGGTGCTGGACCTCAGTTAGCACAATGCCTTGGTTGATGGCCTCAGGAAGGGTCAGAGGAACCCCATTGATGGTGAAGTTCTTCAGCTCAACATCAGGGTTGAAGATGCCAAGGGTCACTGTGAAGACCTTTTCTGCTGGGATGGTATCTACAAACGCAGGCATTTAGGAGGTTAAGATGGAGGAGGGTTTGCATTACAGATTTAAAGCCAGGGCTAGTGTTTTAGTCCAGGACGTCCCCCACTGCATTACACATTGGCACCACAGCAAGGCCATTAAATGCCATGCTGGAAAGCAGGCAGCGTACTCACTGTTGACAACAAAGGGGGTCTCAGCAATAGAGGGGGTGCGGACTGGCTTGAAAGAACGGTGCTGGGTCGCTTCCCACTGGTCATCTGCCCACTGGTGCTCAAGGTACAGGTCAATGGCGTAGATCCGGTTGTACTGGTTATTTATAACACGACTCTGAAGAGACAGAAGGGCATGGTCACAAGAGTAAAGCaggaggtggactccattaaaagcATGCAGAACCAAGGCTGGAAAGGAAGGGTCACTGGCCAACGTGTAGATTAAAACCAGGATTTACTCAGGGTCAGCTAAACTTCTCTGCCACGGGAGCATTTCCCAGGTGTCTGGGATATCAGAAGCAGGTGTACTGTCAAAGTGCTCATCTAGAGAAACACCAAGGGCACGCAATCTAGGGGGTAGAGAGAGtctgcaacacatccagaacctgCCTGGTTGTCAGTGAAGGAACGCCAGAGCtaaaccaacccccccccccccccccccccattacctTCAGGTAGCCACCCTCCGCGCCATAAGGAACAGAGATATCTATGAAAGTCTCATTGACTTTCAGTTCATAGTTCCGTCTTCGGATAGTGGCAAGGTCAAGCAGCTTCCCCTCCACACCCATGGCAATACCCTTGTCCTGGAACTTCTCTATATGCAGGACCAGTGGAGTGAGGACTCTGGGTGCAACCCAAGCCAAATGTGTACCATCAAAAGTGCCAAGATCTAGGAGGGAAAAGACAGTTGGAGTTAAAAACTTGTATCCATTAGGAATTTCTGTATAAAAGGAAGTGCAAGCAGATGGCAATCAATATGGCCATGATCATGGCCCTTGTTTGTAGAATTCTGTAGTGCTAGCATGCAGAGATGTTCCTTTTGTAACCTAGTAGAAGTAACTGCACTAGTAATTGTCCAGTTAAAAAGAGGACCACACCATGGCAGTCGTTTTACATGGCCTCTGGACCATGGCAAGATAGCCAAGCTTTAGATCTTACTCTTGGTACAGGCAGCAGAAGTGTCCACCAATAGCAGCATCCACCTTTGCTTGTAGAAGACAGTTGCCCGGATTGCTTCCACTTGGATTCCATTAACCTGGAAGAACATAGCATGAACTCAGGCACAGAAGCAATACAAGTGTGCTTGGAGACACCGATGGAGCAATATGGAACTCTGCTAAAAACAGAACCCGATATTTTAATAGTGCTTTTGGAGAGGTCTTACTGTAAGCATTTCTGATTCCGGCATGTTATAGGGCGAGCGGAAGA
The Acipenser ruthenus chromosome 3, fAciRut3.2 maternal haplotype, whole genome shotgun sequence genome window above contains:
- the LOC131696725 gene encoding zona pellucida sperm-binding protein 2-like, giving the protein MCSPLPNPGNNCNLPLYLRRNVPVIAQEGMDTEDWHAALPAAQEAIMSVWQVVFHKTGQPAKSMNASVAQSRGYMINSTSSRILFRSPYNMPESEMLTVNGIQVEAIRATVFYKQRWMLLLVDTSAACTKNLGTFDGTHLAWVAPRVLTPLVLHIEKFQDKGIAMGVEGKLLDLATIRRRNYELKVNETFIDISVPYGAEGGYLKSRVINNQYNRIYAIDLYLEHQWADDQWEATQHRSFKPVRTPSIAETPFVVNNTIPAEKVFTVTLGIFNPDVELKNFTINGVPLTLPEAINQGIVLTEVQHPNGTKSFVLKVPFTHPLIPQKYIGNGVREFTLNINYTLNIIPENAPYFHPATIVCQIKDVVLPVIKGSCTEKSLVFEVTRGNMDHLWAMYIEKHQLTSELAAQRGYILTNQTKFILEVPLFSIGCIYEDISLRGLFVRVELTLIDIGTLVAVLSAVQRCQFPTKQLLVCMPNGVMTVVAVTMEPIPVVVPSKTTLLDKTCKPKEFDSTRALFTFTVNTCGTRSKIVENYLIYENEVVYTRALFPANAPVITRDSEYRLTIRCRYPLNDTMKLLAERKAVPAPYSKKSLGSLEFYPYSSEQRGPKARDVLNLKARLARDVTFSQFYREFPVSKSGLEPLFLEVVLLHHQNLADHLVLRDCWATETPELDATPQWDLVTDGCLVSGDSYKTRFHPVSASALTKSPHHLKRLEVQAQSVANHALWHQMYFHCLALVCASGKAGVCNQTCIAGDKRSGRQVFGSNSFGLCLSAGPVQIVPEGEVASVQAAGATPPLVPYIPVLGVAVGVLLLAVVVFAAKARRCWVSI